From the Leifsonia sp. AG29 genome, one window contains:
- a CDS encoding SDR family oxidoreductase encodes MSAAHRAARTSSESGPLGGRLVLIAGATSASGEAVARALVRAGATVLAVGTRQEALDRLAAAVPGVDVRACDLADRDAVAELAMRIHLKFGPVDGVVHLVGGWRGGGGIDGQSDADWDFLERGFRTLRNVSRVFFDDLVASPTGRFAIVSSTAVDKPYAGGANYAAAKAAADAWTRAVAQGLSKQAPQSAATVFVVKTLEGLEDELGAAVVRLWEVDAADVNGRRLPLEAARMDG; translated from the coding sequence CTGAGCGCCGCGCACCGGGCGGCCCGGACCTCCTCGGAGTCCGGGCCGCTCGGCGGCCGGCTGGTGCTCATCGCGGGGGCGACGAGCGCCTCCGGGGAGGCTGTCGCCCGCGCGCTCGTCCGGGCCGGCGCGACCGTGCTCGCGGTGGGCACCCGGCAGGAGGCGCTCGACCGGCTGGCCGCGGCCGTCCCGGGCGTGGACGTCCGGGCGTGCGACCTCGCCGACCGCGACGCCGTGGCCGAGCTCGCGATGCGCATCCACCTGAAGTTCGGGCCGGTCGACGGGGTCGTCCACCTGGTCGGCGGCTGGCGCGGAGGCGGCGGCATCGACGGGCAGAGCGACGCCGACTGGGACTTCCTGGAGCGCGGCTTCCGCACCCTCCGGAACGTCAGCCGCGTCTTCTTCGACGACCTGGTGGCATCGCCGACGGGTCGGTTCGCGATCGTGTCCTCCACCGCGGTCGACAAGCCGTACGCGGGAGGCGCGAATTACGCGGCAGCGAAGGCGGCCGCCGACGCGTGGACCCGCGCCGTCGCACAAGGCCTCTCGAAGCAGGCGCCGCAGTCGGCTGCCACCGTCTTCGTCGTCAAAACGCTCGAGGGCCTCGAGGACGAGCTCGGCGCCGCAGTCGTGCGCCTGTGGGAGGTCGACGCCGCCGACGTCAACGGACGCCGCCTCCCGCTCGAGGCTGCGAGGATGGACGGGTGA